TTTAAGTTGTTCATCCGTGAGAGCTGCCATAGCAGGTTCTAATGAAGCGATTTTATCCACCGTTGGTTGGATTCTCTTCATTTCACGATCGTGTTTTGTTCCAAAGATTTTTGTAAGAATTTGTGTAACCATAGTCATAAAGAATAGACCCAAAGCCCTCTATGCGGCAAGGCAAGGGGACTATTCGCGACTGCGTCATTGACGCGTATTCATTTGGAAAATTTAAAACCAGTCGCGAGGGTGCAACAATGTACACTCCTCGACTAAAGGCTATGGTTTTTCAGAGGAGAATGTCATTTGGCGAACACCTTCATAAGCAGCAATCGCAACACTTGTCGCAAGATTTAAACTGCGCGCGCCTTCACCTAACATCGGAATTGTGACTGTTTGATTGGGAAATTTTAATAAAAGATCCGGATCTAAACCCTTCGTTTCTTTCCCGAAAACAAGCCAATCCCCGTGTTGGTATTGGGGTTCAAAGTAAGTTCTTTTAGTTTTTGTGGTGAAAAGCCAGATGCGTGACGGGTCTTCAACCTTCCTCCACCAGTCTTCAAAAGTCGCGTGACGATGCCATGTCAGATGAGGCCAATAATCAAGGCCAGCGCGCTTTAGATTGGTGTCATTGATTTCAAAACCCATCTTGCCGACCAAGTGCAATTCACAGTTAGTGGCAACACAAGTACGCCCGATATTCCCCGTATTTTGCGGAATCTCGGGCTCAATAAGAACAATGCGGAATAACTTTTTTGAATCAGGCAAGATGCTTAAAAACCTCTTGGCCAAGTTTTGATAAAGCCAAACGGCGACCTTTATCCACGATAAGTTCTAAATTCATCAATTCGCGGTAAAGAGTTAAATCAATGGGTACGATCTCTCGGCCAGTAGAGCGTCCCAATTTTTGAATATAGGTCGACTGCTTTTCAGTCAAACGAGTAATCAAAGGAGGCTGCTCTTCCATGGATTTTCTCCAGTCCCCGCCCGGGATCACCGAAGCACTGACTGGAAGTTTCAATGGATTTAAGAAATAAACCCAAGCTTTAACCGGAGAAGAGGCACCTTCTGGATGCACATCGATTTCTTCTCTAGAATAAAGGCTTTGATCAGGATTATTGCGATTGTAGCCAAAAAATTCATCTAAAAGGCTGATAAGAAGTTCTGAACCTTTAAGCTCCATAAGTTGGCCAGGAACCAGGTCAGAACCACCTTTTACGATAGCCGGAAAGCCTACCTTTAATCTGTAAGCAGTGGCTTTGGCGCGCGCAAATATTGAAGATTCCACGAAATTTTGGATCTTTGAGAAGTGGACCATTCCGTCACACAAAGAGCCGTATACGAAAAAACGCGTTGTAGTCATTATCCCCCCCGAGTACGACAACAATTTGGCTTTTCCTTAAAAGCGGACCCCTGTGTAACAAAAACCACAGGCCTCCGCAAGCCGCTTTAAACATAAGCAGCTATTTTTTCAAAAAGACGCACTTACTGTTTCGCGTTATTAGTAATTAAAAATATAAAATAACTTTTTCCTGATTTTGCATTCCTTAATTCCTTTGTTAGACTTTTGCAGAATTTCTTTTGAACTTATTCAGCACAAAGAGATGCATGAAAAAAATTGAGGCCGTGATCAAACCCTTCAAGTTAGATGATGTGGTCGATGCTCTGTCAGAGGTCGGCGTAGAAGGAATCACTGTCTCAGAAGTTCGCGGTTTCGGAAGACAAAAAGGTCGCACTGAAGTTTACAAAGGTGCGGAATACGTTGTCGATTTTCTTCCAAAAATAAAAATAGAAGTGGTTTTACCTTCAGCACTTGTTGAAAGCGCTGTGGAGGCCATTCGCAAAAGTGCACACACAGGAAAAATTGGTGACGGCAAAATTTTCGTAATTCCCGTGGAGTCAGCGTTACGCATACGCACTGGCGAAAAAGACGAACAAGCAATTTAGTTTTTTAGATTTACAATGGCTGGGAGGCCCGATGACGACAAAAATCACGACCGCAAAAGACGTTTTGAAGTTCGCGAATGAAAAAGGCGCGAAGATGGTTGACCTTAAGTTCTGCGATATGATCGGAACTTGGCAACATTTGACAGTACCACTTCATCAACTAACTGATGAAATTTTCGAAGAAGGCTTTGGCTTTGACGGAAGCTCCATCCGCGGCTGGAGAGGTATTGAAGAATCAGACATGATCATCAAGCCAGATCCAACAACGGCGATGATGGATCCATTCATGCAAGTGCCTACACTTTCACTTATCTGCGATGTGTGCCTGCCTGAAACTCTTCAACCGTACAATCGTGATCCTCGTCAGATCGTGAAAAAAGCCATCGCTTACATGCAATCTACTGGCATTGCTGACACAGCTTATTTCGGACCAGAAGCTGAGTTCTTTATTTTTGACGATGTTCGCTACGAACAAACTGGCAACTCTGGTTTTTACATGATCGATTCTGACGAAGCTGCTTGGAACACAGGCCGCGACGAAGGTGGTCGCAATCTTGGTTATAAAGTTCGCCCTAAAGAGGGTTATTTCCCAGCTTTACCAACCGACACTCAACAAGATCTTCGCTCTGAAATCTGCCTAGAGCTTGAAAGATGTGGCATGGTCGTGGAACGTCATCACCACGAAGTAGCATCTGCGGGTCAAGGTGAGATCAACTTCCGTTTCGATACTGCGCTTAACATGGGCGACAAAATGATGTGGTTTAAATACATCGTTAGAAACGTAGCGAAACGTTATGGTAAAACAGCGACGTTCATGCCGAAGCCACTTTTCGGCGACAACGGTTCTGGAATGCACATGCATATGTCCCTTTGGAAAGATGGTAAAAATCTTTTCGCGGGTAACAAGTATGCTGGCCTTTCTGAAATGGCACTTTACTACATCGGTGGGGTTTTAAAACACGCTCCAGCTCTTTGCGGAATCATCAATCCTACGACCAACTCTTATAAACGTTTGGTTCCAGGCTTTGAAGCTCCGACAAAACTTGCTTACAGCTTTAAAAACCGTTCTGCAGCAATGCGTATTCCTAACTCTGGTCCAAATCCAAAAGCGAAACGTATTGAATTCCGTACTCCAGATCCTGCAGCAAACATTTATTTGGCTGAAGCAGCGATTTTGATGGCGGGTCTTGATGGAATCATCAATAAAATTCACCCAGGTGAACCACTTGATAAAGACATTTACGGTCTTCCTCCACAAGAAGCTGCTGCAATTCCTTCAGTTCCTGGAACTTTGGAAGAAAGTTTGAACCACTTAGCAGCTAACTGCAGCTTCTTGAAAAAAGGCGATGTTTTCAGCGATGACATCATCGATACTTGGATCAACTACAAAATTGATAAGGAAATTCGTCCGGTACAACAAAGACCTGTGCCTTACGAATTCCACTTGTACTACGACTGCTAATCGCTCTAAGATTATTTTTCTTTGTAGATAGGAAATAACATGGGTTCAGAAGACGTTAGAAATTTTATGGGTTACCTCTGGGTTCGCCAAGAGGATGGAATCATCACTATTGGTATTAATGAGGATGGCTTAGAAGATTTTGAAGAAATCAGTTCCGTGGAACTTCCTGCTGAACAAGAAAAAATCGACGCCGATGTCGTTATCGGAACTTTGGAAACTGACGATGGACCGTTGGATATTTATTCACCGGTTTCTGGAACAGTTTTAGAGATCAACACTCAGGTTGTAGAAGATCCTTCGATCATCATGGAAGACCCGTATGAAGAAGGTTGGTTGGTTCGTATTGAAGCCGACGAAGACCTTGAGGACGAGGATGAAGACGAAGAAGATGATGACGACGATGAGGATGAAGACGACGATTACGAAGATGACGAAGAATAGTCATTAAAATAAAAAAGCCCCGAGAGGGGCTTTTTTTATTTGAAGTTTCAAACCTTCACCGGTGCCCTCTGCGCCCACCAATAATATTGATAAGGAAGCTGACAACAGCAAGTACCAAGAAAACGGTAAGTAATAGTCTGCCGACTTCCATGGACATACCTGCGATACCACCAGCTCCGAATAGGAACGCCACGATGGCGATCACAAAAAAGATAATGGCTGCTCTAAGCATAAGGACCTCCTTTCGATACATTTAAATTATCTCAGATTCTGAAAGATTTGCGACATGACCCTGAGCCAGGCTTTTGTTACATTTACGAAGTCATGCTAGACTTAGCACCTTTCTGACTGGACTCAAATTATGTCATCGCTATTTGAAAACCTAATTTTATACAGTATTTGCACCCTTATCTGGGGATCGACATACTTTGTAATCACCTTTCAGATCGATTCGGCATCGCCAATCACTTCCGTATTTTGGCGCTTCTTATTGTCTGCTGGCATTTTGTTTTCGTACGCTTTTTTTAAGAAGCACAATCTTTCATATTCACGCCCGTATCATCTTCTGTTTTTCTTTCAAGGCGTGTTTATGTTTTCAGTGAATTACATGCTGACCTATATCGCTGAAACCATGATTAGTTCGGGGTTGGCGGCCTTGTGTTTTACGGTTCTTGTTTACTGCAATATGTTCGGGATGAGATTAATCTTTAAAACTCCCATCACAAAAAAAGTTATTCTTGGCTCTTTACTAGGGGGACTTGGGATTATTTTTATTTTCATGAATGAGATTTTAAGTTTCACTGATAACCCTAAAACGGTGTTCGGATTGATAATTGGATTCTTTGCAACGTTAGCCGCTTCGATTGGAAATATGATCGCGCAAAAAGCTTATCGTCTTGAAATTCCAATTGCCGTGACGAATTCATGGGGCATGCTTTATGGAAGTATCTTTACATTAGCTATAGCACTTTTGTTTAAACAGGATCTTAGTATTCCATTAACTCCTCGCTTTTTGGGTGCTCTTTTTTATCTTGCGCTCTTTGGAAGTGTGATCGCTTTCGGCGCGTATTTGTCCCTGGCTGGAAAAATTGGCGCAGAAAAAGCAGCCTATACAACTGTGATATCTCCAGTAATTGCTCTAACCCTTTCAAGTATTTTTGAAAACTTTGTGTGGTCTACCTACATTCAAATTGGTGTAGTATTGTGTCTATTGGGAAATGTTCTAACCCTGTATACGAAGGAAAAGACGTCTTAAGCTTTTTTTCTATTGTTGTTACCTTATTGAAAGCTTGATTGCCTCAAAGTAAAGGGACGAACCCTTATTCATAGAATATCAAGTCTCCAAAATAACCAACTATATAGGAGACTTTATGAATATCTTGGCGCGTCTTGCGATCGCTCCGGTGATTGCTTTTTCCTTCCAATCCCACGCAGCCCTTTTAAAACTTGAAAAAGGAACTCGCTCTATTGAGGGCGTGAATATTTCTAAATCAGCAACCACTGAAATCGATAAATCAACAACGGAACTTGGCACTGTAGGTGGGGGTCTTCGTTGGAAAAAAGTTTTATTGATGAAGACCAAAGTCTACGTGGCGCAACTTCTTGTCAGCAGCCCTGAGCGCTTCACAAAAAAACCTTCAGACGCTTTAAAGTCTTTGGATGACAGCACGATCGCTGCAATTCAAATGACTTTCCTAAGAACTGTTGAAGCCGATAAAGTTCAAAACTCTTTCCGTGACGCCTTAAGCATTAATAAAGTAGACCTGCAAAATCCAGCAATCAAAGCTTTCTTAAGCGCCGTTAGCAACGGTGGCGACGCTTCTTCTGGTGGAAATCTGACGGTACTAACGCAAAAACATAGCGATGGAACTGAAACAGTTATTTATGAAGACACCAACGGCAAGCAAACTGCAGTTAAAGGCGATCGCGGTCTGACGCAAAAAATCTTTTCAATATGGTTAGGAACTCCTGCAGATGATGGGGTTGCTTCTTTAAAAAATGACCTTCTAGGTTCATAGGAATTTGCACATGAAAACAGTTTTAAAAGTTTTATTTTCCCTTATTATTTGTTGTTCGTTGCTAGCCTGTGGCCTGCACGAAGCTTTAGAAGGAACAAAACAAGTTCCAGGTAAAATGGATCAGACCAATGGCAACATGAAAAAGATGTTGGAAGAAATGAAGACCACTAACAAAGGTGTTCATGACCAATCCCTTCTTTTACCCTTGGAAAATCTGATTAAAGAAGAAAACCACGATACTCTTGCACCGGTTCCGTTTAAGCTTATGCCCTTTGGTAAAAAGTTTGCTGAATCCGCAACTGCTGAAGAGCTGATTGAGCTGACATATCTTTGGTTGAAAGAAGTTGATGAAGCTTTACCAGCTAAGGATATCGATGAAGCCACGGGTGATGAAGTCCCTTACACTAAAAAACAAGTTCATAAAATCAACACGCAAAAAATTGCGAAGCTGACGGCTTTACAAGTGATAGCTGGTTTTGCACCTCAGGAAACCGTGCAAGAGATTATTAATAACTACATCGTTGCTAATAATCGTGAAGGCGGCCGCCGCTTTGAAGAAACAGGATATGCTTTTTTAATGTTAAGAACGGTTTTTATCAGAGACGTTCTACTTAAAGAAAGCATCATGGCGACTTCAATTGATAATATCGGAAAGCTTGAGGAAGCGATGAAATACATCAAGAAATTGGATGCTATTGCACGCCTTCGTTTCACCGACAAGATTCGATTTAAAAGCCGTGGTCTGATTGATTTTGAAGGAAGACAGTTATCTGCTGACATGCAACCTTCAGAAAAGTTTGATCGCAAAGTCGCAGCTGACTTTTGGGCTTCCATTTATGAAAAAGCTCAGTCACAAATGCGTTTTGATGAAAGAAGCGTGGGCGGTAACCAATCAGAAGATAAAGCTTTGATTGATAACGAAAAGAAAAGACTGCAATACGATCTGCAAATTATCGAACAAGCTTTGCACTATTGGAAAGCACAAAACCTTCTTTTGATTCAGTTCTAAAAATTCAAGCCGTGCGCATAATAAGGTGATAACCGAACTTTGTGCGCACGGGTTTTTTTGAATACTCCCCAACTTTCAAACTGAAAGCTGCATCCTCAAAGTCCTCATCCATTCTACCGTGACTAAAAACACCCAGATCCCCGCCATCTTTAGCCGAAGGACAGCTAGAATATTTCATTGCAAGTTCTGCGAACGACTTTCCACTGTTTAATGAACGCAGAATGTCTTCCGCCTCGTACTGATGTTTAACTAAAATATGACTGGCCCTTATTTTCAAACATATCTCCGTGTAATGAGTTGACCAAATTTCCTTAGCTCTCTAAGGTGCCTAAGTGAACACGATCTTGTTTCTTTTTATATTTTTCGTCAGCACTTTCGCTTGGGCAAAACCTATCTCAGTAAAAGTAGGTGGCTATGTCTTTGCCCCATATGTTGTAGACAATAACGGAAAGTACAACGGCCTTTCACTGGATTTGCTTCAGCTGCTAAATCAAAAACAAAAGAAGTTCCACTTCAGTTTTATTCTAACCTCTGCCACTCGCCGCTACCAAGATTTTAACGAAAAAAAATTTGATGTGATTTTTTTCGAAAGCATCAATTGGGGTTGGAAGCCAGATCAGGTCACATCCTCAAAAATTTTCCAGTATGGCGGTGAAGTTTTCATCACCCATAAAGGTCCAGGTAAAAACCAAGGATACTTTAGAACGTTAAAGGGAAAATCGATCAAAGCCACTTATGGCTTCCACTATGCTTTTTTAAATTACTCTACGGATGCTGCGGCAATGGCTGGGTATAATATCGAGCTTACAAACTCACAAGAAGCGAATATTAGAGCCATTCGCAATAATCGCGCAGACCTTGCGATCGTGACTAAAGAACATTTGGCGCTGTATATGAAACAGCATCCAGAGGCTAAAGATGATTTATTCGTTTCTTCAGAAATGGACCAAATCTACAGATTAGGGGCCTTAATCCGCAATAAAGATAGCGCCATCACTGTTGGTGAGTTTAATGACCTAATCGATATGATCATCAAAGATGGTTCATGGCAAAAAATTATAGATGCTAAAGGCATTGATAATACGCCTCTTTAGATATTTCCGAAGACGAATTCAAATTTCACAAAAAAATTATAAAGTGGACGGAAGCGGGTTGCGCGCTCCCAAGCTAAGACCGGGTTGACCTCTAAGAAAATCCATTTTGTTGGCAACTGGGTTCTGTAAGTAGCGCCTAGGCTGGCTCGATCTCCGTAAAGAAGTCCCGACTCAATCCCGGTGACCATTCTTAAATCATACGAAATCGCACTTTGTTCAGAAAGTTGATGTATCAATGACGGCCCATGGGTCGTCACAAAAACTTCATTGGTCATCGCCCAATCTTTTTCATTCACAAAACGAAAAAGCAAGTTTCTGGTGATTGCATAGTCAGAAGCTAAAGAAGTTCTTTCTTCCCATTCATTTTTCTTGGACCACCCGATTTGTTCATAAAAAGAATGGATGAATTTTCCTTTAAAGAAATCCCGACGTAAACGCAGGCGTAAAAAATAATCCACCGGATCTGCAACGATGAATCCGCTTTCTTGGTTTAAGTCCCAGCGACTTCTTTCATCTTCAACTGGGGCTTCTTTACCTGCTGCCT
This is a stretch of genomic DNA from Bdellovibrio reynosensis. It encodes these proteins:
- a CDS encoding tRNA (cytidine(34)-2'-O)-methyltransferase produces the protein MPDSKKLFRIVLIEPEIPQNTGNIGRTCVATNCELHLVGKMGFEINDTNLKRAGLDYWPHLTWHRHATFEDWWRKVEDPSRIWLFTTKTKRTYFEPQYQHGDWLVFGKETKGLDPDLLLKFPNQTVTIPMLGEGARSLNLATSVAIAAYEGVRQMTFSSEKP
- a CDS encoding gamma-glutamylcyclotransferase family protein, producing the protein MTTTRFFVYGSLCDGMVHFSKIQNFVESSIFARAKATAYRLKVGFPAIVKGGSDLVPGQLMELKGSELLISLLDEFFGYNRNNPDQSLYSREEIDVHPEGASSPVKAWVYFLNPLKLPVSASVIPGGDWRKSMEEQPPLITRLTEKQSTYIQKLGRSTGREIVPIDLTLYRELMNLELIVDKGRRLALSKLGQEVFKHLA
- a CDS encoding P-II family nitrogen regulator — encoded protein: MKKIEAVIKPFKLDDVVDALSEVGVEGITVSEVRGFGRQKGRTEVYKGAEYVVDFLPKIKIEVVLPSALVESAVEAIRKSAHTGKIGDGKIFVIPVESALRIRTGEKDEQAI
- the glnA gene encoding type I glutamate--ammonia ligase, with the translated sequence MTTKITTAKDVLKFANEKGAKMVDLKFCDMIGTWQHLTVPLHQLTDEIFEEGFGFDGSSIRGWRGIEESDMIIKPDPTTAMMDPFMQVPTLSLICDVCLPETLQPYNRDPRQIVKKAIAYMQSTGIADTAYFGPEAEFFIFDDVRYEQTGNSGFYMIDSDEAAWNTGRDEGGRNLGYKVRPKEGYFPALPTDTQQDLRSEICLELERCGMVVERHHHEVASAGQGEINFRFDTALNMGDKMMWFKYIVRNVAKRYGKTATFMPKPLFGDNGSGMHMHMSLWKDGKNLFAGNKYAGLSEMALYYIGGVLKHAPALCGIINPTTNSYKRLVPGFEAPTKLAYSFKNRSAAMRIPNSGPNPKAKRIEFRTPDPAANIYLAEAAILMAGLDGIINKIHPGEPLDKDIYGLPPQEAAAIPSVPGTLEESLNHLAANCSFLKKGDVFSDDIIDTWINYKIDKEIRPVQQRPVPYEFHLYYDC
- a CDS encoding glycine cleavage system protein H; this encodes MGSEDVRNFMGYLWVRQEDGIITIGINEDGLEDFEEISSVELPAEQEKIDADVVIGTLETDDGPLDIYSPVSGTVLEINTQVVEDPSIIMEDPYEEGWLVRIEADEDLEDEDEDEEDDDDDEDEDDDYEDDEE
- a CDS encoding DUF1328 domain-containing protein, translating into MLRAAIIFFVIAIVAFLFGAGGIAGMSMEVGRLLLTVFLVLAVVSFLINIIGGRRGHR
- a CDS encoding DMT family transporter — encoded protein: MSSLFENLILYSICTLIWGSTYFVITFQIDSASPITSVFWRFLLSAGILFSYAFFKKHNLSYSRPYHLLFFFQGVFMFSVNYMLTYIAETMISSGLAALCFTVLVYCNMFGMRLIFKTPITKKVILGSLLGGLGIIFIFMNEILSFTDNPKTVFGLIIGFFATLAASIGNMIAQKAYRLEIPIAVTNSWGMLYGSIFTLAIALLFKQDLSIPLTPRFLGALFYLALFGSVIAFGAYLSLAGKIGAEKAAYTTVISPVIALTLSSIFENFVWSTYIQIGVVLCLLGNVLTLYTKEKTS
- a CDS encoding chalcone isomerase family protein, which codes for MNILARLAIAPVIAFSFQSHAALLKLEKGTRSIEGVNISKSATTEIDKSTTELGTVGGGLRWKKVLLMKTKVYVAQLLVSSPERFTKKPSDALKSLDDSTIAAIQMTFLRTVEADKVQNSFRDALSINKVDLQNPAIKAFLSAVSNGGDASSGGNLTVLTQKHSDGTETVIYEDTNGKQTAVKGDRGLTQKIFSIWLGTPADDGVASLKNDLLGS
- a CDS encoding peptidylprolyl isomerase, producing MKIRASHILVKHQYEAEDILRSLNSGKSFAELAMKYSSCPSAKDGGDLGVFSHGRMDEDFEDAAFSLKVGEYSKKPVRTKFGYHLIMRTA
- a CDS encoding substrate-binding periplasmic protein, with translation MNTILFLFIFFVSTFAWAKPISVKVGGYVFAPYVVDNNGKYNGLSLDLLQLLNQKQKKFHFSFILTSATRRYQDFNEKKFDVIFFESINWGWKPDQVTSSKIFQYGGEVFITHKGPGKNQGYFRTLKGKSIKATYGFHYAFLNYSTDAAAMAGYNIELTNSQEANIRAIRNNRADLAIVTKEHLALYMKQHPEAKDDLFVSSEMDQIYRLGALIRNKDSAITVGEFNDLIDMIIKDGSWQKIIDAKGIDNTPL